In one window of Thermoplasmata archaeon DNA:
- a CDS encoding ATP-grasp domain-containing protein — MRCWILYERQDLESNRFFAERLMESGNDLGMECSIVTTDELDFDDSPDIVVSRIRDSDVLSQLEDYGSTVFNRSSVCRICNDKAFTYAFVKSLGIPILPFSFPGQTLPPGPPWVVKSCIGHGGTEVFKAETEKEVQQLVAQMDGRKPIVQSFASDPGKDMRVYVLGGRIIASVLRSSDADFRANFKLGGKAELVEPPNQVIRIVKKIVPELMADFIGIDFVFGDGQVYLNEIEDVVGTRMLYSLTDMDPARMYMGYIAHSKISL; from the coding sequence TTGAGATGCTGGATTCTCTATGAACGTCAGGATTTGGAGTCCAACCGTTTCTTCGCTGAACGTTTGATGGAATCCGGCAACGATCTAGGTATGGAGTGCAGCATCGTTACGACGGATGAGTTGGATTTCGACGATTCACCCGATATCGTGGTATCCCGTATCAGGGACAGCGATGTTCTGTCCCAATTGGAGGATTACGGAAGCACAGTGTTCAACAGGTCATCGGTTTGCAGAATTTGTAACGATAAGGCATTCACATACGCATTTGTGAAGAGCTTGGGGATTCCGATACTGCCATTCTCTTTTCCCGGGCAGACCCTTCCGCCGGGACCGCCGTGGGTAGTAAAATCATGCATTGGCCATGGCGGTACAGAGGTTTTCAAAGCCGAGACAGAGAAGGAAGTTCAGCAATTGGTCGCACAGATGGATGGAAGGAAGCCCATAGTCCAAAGCTTTGCATCCGATCCCGGGAAAGATATGCGCGTGTATGTTCTGGGAGGAAGGATCATCGCATCGGTATTGCGCTCATCAGATGCTGATTTCAGAGCAAATTTCAAATTGGGCGGAAAGGCCGAACTGGTGGAACCGCCGAATCAGGTGATCAGAATTGTGAAAAAGATAGTCCCCGAACTGATGGCCGATTTCATCGGCATCGATTTCGTGTTCGGGGACGGTCAGGTTTATCTCAACGAGATAGAGGATGTCGTCGGTACCAGGATGCTTTACTCCCTGACCGACATGGATCCTGCCAGGATGTATATGGGATACATCGCTCACTCGAAGATCTCTTTGTAA
- a CDS encoding RimK family alpha-L-glutamate ligase gives MINAYCKVMKGAIVISGYLEGKKFREPAEMLTDAGERHGIPMETLLNSDLSVPIGDSDSFAEKLGDIDFIIFWDKDVKLARNLEVCGYPVINCSEAIRICDDKALTHLTLAEYGIPSIKTVSSPMTFGYPYQDWLVNVVEQIGFPMVVKDCFGSFGQQVHLVRTMNELRDHAQGDVPKIFQEYIECDGRDIRIEVVGEKVVASVIRTAAYGDFRSNATIGGIMEKYEPTEEEAHLAIEAASAVQADFAGVDIINSPNGPVVCEVNSNAHIKNLFDATGINVADCIIEYIVELMQ, from the coding sequence ATGATTAATGCGTATTGTAAAGTGATGAAAGGGGCAATAGTCATCAGCGGTTATCTGGAAGGGAAGAAGTTCAGGGAGCCTGCAGAGATGCTTACAGATGCCGGAGAGAGGCACGGTATCCCTATGGAGACTCTTCTGAACAGCGATCTGTCGGTACCGATAGGGGATTCGGATTCCTTCGCAGAGAAACTGGGCGATATCGATTTCATAATCTTCTGGGATAAGGATGTCAAGCTGGCCAGGAATCTGGAGGTCTGCGGATATCCTGTCATCAATTGCTCTGAGGCGATAAGGATATGCGACGACAAAGCACTGACGCATCTCACTCTGGCCGAGTACGGCATCCCATCCATCAAGACCGTTTCCAGTCCGATGACATTCGGTTATCCATATCAGGATTGGCTTGTCAATGTGGTCGAGCAGATAGGGTTCCCTATGGTCGTCAAGGATTGTTTCGGATCCTTCGGCCAGCAGGTGCATTTGGTCCGCACCATGAACGAACTTCGTGACCATGCACAGGGAGATGTGCCTAAGATATTCCAGGAGTATATCGAGTGCGACGGCAGGGACATCAGGATCGAAGTTGTTGGAGAGAAGGTAGTGGCATCCGTCATCAGGACCGCCGCATACGGGGATTTCAGATCCAATGCGACGATAGGAGGCATAATGGAGAAGTACGAACCTACGGAAGAGGAGGCCCATTTGGCAATCGAAGCCGCATCCGCAGTCCAGGCAGATTTCGCGGGAGTGGACATAATCAACTCCCCTAACGGACCCGTGGTCTGCGAGGTCAACTCCAATGCACACATCAAGAATCTGTTCGACGCCACCGGGATCAATGTCGCAGATTGTATAATCGAATACATTGTAGAGCTTATGCAGTGA